In a single window of the Olivibacter sp. SDN3 genome:
- a CDS encoding molybdenum cofactor guanylyltransferase, translating to MIGDQTVEAFVLAGGKSTRMGVDKGLVVLKGKPMISYILETLQRARLNVSIVANNDAYKDFGLPVYADVVLEKGPMGGLLTAMRNAASEVILLISCDMPLISPEAINSLLSFLDKEKIVATAIENKVNPLFALYPRKLKSNVEAYVISGRLKMTDFILDNPHLLLLSFAQEMSWCFKNVNTPIDLEEIMNSRPLEND from the coding sequence TTTTGTATTAGCCGGAGGGAAAAGCACGAGGATGGGAGTGGATAAAGGCTTGGTTGTTCTTAAAGGTAAACCGATGATATCCTATATTCTCGAGACCCTGCAAAGAGCAAGATTAAATGTTAGTATTGTGGCAAATAACGATGCCTATAAAGACTTCGGCCTTCCGGTATATGCTGATGTTGTATTAGAAAAGGGGCCAATGGGAGGATTATTAACAGCAATGCGAAATGCTGCTTCAGAAGTGATTTTACTGATAAGTTGCGACATGCCACTTATTTCTCCTGAAGCGATAAACAGTTTACTGTCGTTTCTTGATAAAGAGAAAATTGTTGCCACTGCAATTGAAAATAAAGTTAACCCCCTGTTTGCCCTTTATCCCCGTAAACTGAAAAGCAACGTTGAAGCATACGTGATTTCCGGTCGATTAAAAATGACGGATTTTATTTTAGACAATCCACATCTGTTGTTACTTTCCTTCGCGCAGGAAATGTCATGGTGCTTTAAGAATGTGAATACGCCGATCGATCTCGAAGAAATAATGAATTCCCGGCCTCTTGAAAACGATTAG